ATGGCACTAATGAGCCTCCATAGAGGAGCCCCGCTCCACATGGGTCTGAtggtaaacacagagagacggagtgagaggtggaggagtgaaatggagaaggCTGGGAGTCAgagatgtgagagagagaaggatgggagactagaaaaaatgtctgaaaaaaaatgtttgaaagaaagtctgaaaatgtccaaaaataaatttagaaaaaagtaaaaaaaaaaagtcgaaaGTGttcgaaaaagaaaaaaaagaaaaagaaaaaaagttcgAAAAAAGCCTGAGaatgtctgaaataaaaaatacccgaaagaatgtctgaaaaaaatttccaaaaaaaagtgtttgaaaaaaagtaaaaataaaatgtatgaaaaaaagtgtttgaaaaaaagtaaaaataaaatgtatgaaaaaaagtgtttgaaaaaaagtaaaaataaaatgtatgaaaaaaagtgtttgaaagtctgaaaatgtccaaaaaaagtctgaaaatgtccgaaataaaaaaatgtccgaaaaaatgtctgaacattttttttcaaaaaaaaagtcccaaaaaaatttctgaaaaaaaaggttagaaaaagtctgaaaatgtccaaaatatttccacaaaaaatgtccgaaaaaagtaaaaaaaaaaaaaaaatctgaataaaatgtccgaaaaaaatttACAACATTTGTTCAACAAGCTGATTAGAATTTGattttgtcattttctcttcttcttcctcttaaCCCTCTCTCGTCTCGTCTTGACGCTGTTGTACGTGGAGGCGAGTTATCCATGGGCGAGTTCCAGGATCCCTTCCTCGTCTGTGTCCACCTCATCGCCGACCCCGGCCAGGGAAAGTTCCTGCAGCGTGCCGCGGACGCCGTCCTGGCATGGGTCCACCCGGAGCTGCAGCTCTTCCGGATCTCAGAGCGGGCCTCCGTCTCCCGGCCCAAGCACCATCACAACGGCAGCCCGGTCGCTGCCTTCCAGCCGGCCCTGGCGGTCATCGTCTTCCTCCAGGAGGCGTATGGCGGCGAGGAGCAGATACTGATGCTGCACCGCGCCATGCAGAGGCCGCCGTGGCGCTACCACCACACCGAGCAGGTCAGCAATGGCCGCCGGATGTTGCCGCTGACGCCGTGCAGTCAGGACTTCTTCACCCTGTCTGCCGGCACGCCGCTCTGGGCCGTGCGGCAGGTCCACTACGGGAAGGAAATCGTGCGGTTTACGGTTTACTGCCGACACGAGAACTATGTGGACATGGTGCGTCTCtacaagctgctgctgcagcgccgCGTGGCGCAGAAGAAGGAGGACTTCTGCTTCTTCGTGTTGTACTCCAACCCGGACATGGAGATCCAGCTGTCCTTCAAGAGGCTGCCGCGCGGGCAGAGTCCCGCGGCGCTGGAGTCGGCGGTGATGGAGGTCAGGGTGCGAGACGTCGGGACGCTGGTGCCTCTGCTGCCGCGGCCCTGCAGCCCTATCAGCGAGGTCCGCTGGCAGACGGAGGACTACGACGGGAACAAGATCCTGCTGCAGGTGAGACCACTTCCTGTCGGTGTCAGGTTGTTTTTATCAACTACGTCTTCTACTTTTCAAAGGACACTCAAACaaagcaggctgttctcatccACCGTTCAGAGCTACCTACTAAGAGTAACATATCTATAATAGCACTATAATCTGTACATGTACAGGTATCCCACCGATCATTCTGTATAGGattcacgtaatcgtgaaccaggaagtataaagagagacagacgcagcgtagggaggaggtcggggtggacaccagactttcaccaggagaccgccgtatgtgtcccgtgtgaaaccagaagtcaacgttgatttatttgtcacgtaacttctgtactcattttaacccaaaacaccaTCTTTCCACCATCAAGTTCTTTCCTgttgaagacggaagtttattttgaaaagactggagcggaaattgctACGTGCGTTTGCtgaacatttgtaggaaaacgcacgaaaaaatgaggaataacttcgTTTCATACGAATCTTTGTATCTTTGTATAAGGATACGTTGAATAAAACAGTTGGTAAATAAATAGAGCACACTAtataaaactagggctgtcaaagttaacgcgataataacgataataaaaaagtaaaaaaaaaaaaaaatgtccgaaagaaATCATCCAGACTGTAAAAAGGTCCTTGTGAGGAGGTGATCAGTttcggggtgggggggggtcaGTTGGTCCAGGCGGTGGCAGATTAGTAGTTGTGAGAGTTGAAGCCGATTAGGCCGCGGTCCATTACTGGGATTGGGAACAATAAGCTCATCTGTCATGACAAAGGAGCGAATGCAGGATGCTGAACAGCCACCTGGCCTCCAGTCATCAGCTTCTCTGAACCACGACGCTGGAACTGCTTTACAacaaggaggctgggtcacgcgtcatatctccGGGGGTAAAACAGAACATTCAGTTAActatcatactgtatatcacgATACAGCAGCACATCCTCACATTCTAGCAGCTAGAAGGAGGGAATGTTTGCTTTTCTTTACTTGagaaatgactgaaacaattaatcaattatcaaaatagttggaaaTTAATTTTCTGGCGACTAATCGTTTCATCTTAGATAGAATCGATCTTTGTGAAACCACAGTCTAAAGACCTTTTAAACACCTTTACACACCTTTACACACCTTTACACACCGTTACACCCCTTTACACCTTTACACCTTTACACACGTTTACACCTTTACACACCTTTACACACGTTTACACCCCTTTACACCTTTACACACCTTTACACACCTTTACACCCCTTTACACCTTTACACACCTTTACACACGTTTACACCTTTACACACCTTTACACCTTTACACACCTTTACACACGTTTACACCCCTTTACACCTTTACACACCTTTACACACCTTTACACCTTTACACACCTTTACACACGTTTACACCCCTTTACACACCTTTACACCTTTACACACCTTTACACACGTTTACACCCCTTTACACACCTTTACACACCTTTACACACGTTTACACCCCTTTACACACCTTTACACCCCTTTACACCTTTACACACCTTTACACCCCTTTACACACCTTTACACACCTTTACACCCCTTTACACCTTTACACACCTTTACACCCTTTTACACACCTTTACACCCCTTTACACCCCTTTACACACCTTTACACCTTTACACACCTTTACACCCCTTTACACCTTTACACACCTTTACACGTTTACACCCCTTTACACCTTTACACCCTTTTACACCCCTTTACACCCCTTTACACACCTTTACACCTTTACACACCTTTACACCTTTACACACCTTTACACACCTTTACACACGTTTACACCCCTTTACACACCTTTACACACGTTTACACCCCTTTACACACCTTTACACCCTTTTACACACCTTTACACCCCTTTACACACCTTTACACCCCTTTACACACCTTTACACACCTTTACACCTTTACACACCTTTACACCCTTTTACACCCCTTTACACACCTTTACACCCCTTTACACCTTTACACACGTTTACACCCCTTTACACACCTTTACACACGTTTACACCCCTTTACACCTTTACACACCTTTACACCCTTTTACACACCTTTACACCCCTTTACACCCCTTTACACACCTTTACACCTTTACACACCTTTACACCCCTTTACACACCTTTACACACCTTTACACCTTTACACACCTTTACACACCTTTACACACCTTTACACCTTTACACACCTTTACACCCCTTTACACACCTTTACACACCTTTACACCCCTTTACACCTTTACACACCTTTACACCCCTTTACACACCTTTACACACCTTTACACACCTTTACACACCTTTACACCTTTACACACCTTTACACACCTTTACACCTTTACACCCCTTTACACCCCTTTACACCTTTACACACCTTTACACCTTTACACCCCTTTACACACCCTTACACACCCTTACACCGCTTTACACCCCTTTACACCTTTACACACCTTTACACACCCTTACACACCCTTACACACCCTTACACCCCTTTACACCTTTACACCCCTTTACACCTTTACACCCCTTTACACACCCTTACACACCCTTACACACCTTTACACACCTTTACACACCCTTACACACCCTTACACACCCTTACACCCCTTTACACCTTTACACCCCTTTACACCTTTACACCCCTTTACACACCCTTACACACCCTTACacacctttacacaccggggacgTGACAAATAAACTACACCAAAATGTGAACTACTGGCCTGTGAATATTTTGCATCCAAAGTGTTCCTAGCAGCAGATGCTGTCATGTTGCAGGTTTAAGTTACGACACTTTTgtttgagttattttaacccaaactgcgatcttttccaaaagctaaacaagtagttttattttgaaaagactggagcggaaattgacccATGCGTCACGTGTTTCTgcacattcgtaggaaaacgcactagAAATACGTtattgaaagtcgtgctgagcgtcacaaaagaAAGGGAAATCCGTGTCTATGTGCACGAATAAAATAGATTAGATCTCGtgattatttcacaaactgccatgaGACGGTGTTGGAGAAGAACAGAAACAGAGCGTGgttattaaaggaatacttcacccacaaaatgaccatttataTATCAACTACTCACCCCGTGTTAAACtggaattcttgaagaaaacttccAGTTGTCCTCTCGttcctccacggtgaacggagaatccaaaAAGAAAGAGTCGtatatgctcactacttcccaaacatcttcactaaaacctgactatttaaaacatttctgcTTGTGCAGGCGAGCTACTCGTCTGAGCTGGAGAAAGTGTTAATAGTTACAAAACACTTTACACAAAGAAAACAGATAAGAGGATATAAAAGAGACAATGTGAGCTCTCACATCTCCCCGTCGTACCCGCTGCTCTACCCGCTGCTctacaacctcagaaacatCACGCAGCACAATCAGCAGAGCGTCCTCTTAACGAGACAAACAGGTGTCTCCTTAACGAACTGTATCCTTAACGAGCTGTGTCCTTAACGAGCTGTGTCCTTAACGAGCTGTGTCCTTAACGAGCTGTGTCCTTAACGAACTGTGTCCTTAACGAGCTGTGTCCTTAACGAGCTGTTTGCTTAACTAGCTGCACGCTATACTATAATAGAGACTCTCTGGTCACTGTCATCCAAGACGGAGGATACACTCCCTCTTAAATGATGAATTTGGTGTAATCCATGTGAAgttctctgtactgtatatcCAGTATATTTAGCTTTATTACTGTCAGAGATACAGACATCGGTTGTTTCCTGCTCTGACTTCAGTCTGTAAATCTCAGCTCAGCTCTCGTTCTCAGGAAACTTCTGCTTCTatgatatttattgtttttgaacctgaacatgtggaaATGTGTAAAAAACTCCCCTCCGTCCCCCGCCGTCCCTCCTGGACGTGACCGCCTGGAGGCTGCTGAGTGGAAACTTACTGCTTCTTGTTTGGTTGGAGAGGCGGACAGAAACATGGAGAAACTATCAGCATGGAGAGTAAACTATGTAGAGAGGGTAAACTGAGCTGACGGAGGTGGAATGAATCCTCCTCCAGACCGGTGACTCTGAGGATGATAATCTGACTGTAGATCTGCGGTAAAGCAGCTTCTCTCTGTGTTCTGGTCCATAAATGGAGGTGTGATGCTCACGAGGCTCTGATGGGTTCTCCAGCTGCTGGTTTGGTTCATAAAGTGGTCCGGCTGAGACCAGGAGGCCTGTGGGGTTTTTCCCCGTTCCCCCTTCCCCCTTCACTTCGCTGTGTCGCTTGTTTGCAGCCTTTTCTTCcaacactttttttctgacattttttggagacttttttttttaactttgtttcgaacacttttttgacattttcagaccttttttgatttttttttaaaaacttttttctgactttttttttacattttcagacttttttatcaaacttttttctttttttttttctttttttcgaacactttttttttttttacattttcagacctttttttgcCATTTAGTGTTGAATCTGTAGTTCTAGTAAAACTGGTCTGATGTGAATAAAGTTGAATACGCAGTCTACAGTGTATATTACAGAATATGTTCTGGTTGGTTTCAGGTCCAAGGTGCTCACTTCCAGCACCAACACGGTCCCTGCTACATCTCCTCCTCGGTCCCTGAGTCCGCCTCGGCTCCATCCACCTTCACCCGCAGCGCCGCCTCCTACCGGAACCGCCGCCACCACCATCGGGTCCCATCCCGTCTCAGAGTCCACCAGACGTCCCACAGCTCCCACAGCTGTCAGCCTCTGGCCTGCGAGGAGCCGGAGGAGCCGGACGAGTCGGACCCGTGGAGGGGCCCCCGGTCcggctctctcttctctctccccaaCCTGGGCTCGGACAGCTCCACCTGCTCCTCTCCCGGCCTCCATCACCGGAGCCACTCCCTCACCCGGAGCTCCTCCCTCGTTCCGCCCTTCCGGCTCAACCTGGACGCTCTGATCGGGGCGGAGGAGACGGACGTGGACACGGGGGACACTGTGGATCAGGGCGGCGGCGTGGACCTCACGGTGGTGTCTGCCTACATCAGGTCCAGCCTGCCACAGACTCCTCGGCCGCTATCGGCGCCACCTGAAGACATCGGTCCGTCCCTGTCTCCTGGCGTCCCAGAGAAGGCCTACAGGGCGGCGACGCTGGGCCGGACTCCAAACAGCTTCAGAACCATCAGCTCTGCCTCCACCCTGTCAGGGGGGTCTCGTATCCACGGCGCGAACTCTAACGCTGCTCCGTCCCTCAGCGACGTCTCCATCAACcaatcagacagctgcagcatCATCAGCGCTCCAGTagaagaggaagacgaggaggacgaAGAAGAAGATCAAGAGTTCTACATTTGATGGATTATTGTACAGCTCTACTCCGCCCCCTGGTGGTTGACCTGGAGCACAGCATTAACTCTActagtatggaggacggaacctggcaaaatcaataaataaatcaatcaataaataaatgactccataaataaataaatgtggcattaaatgtagcaaaaataatataaaaaataaatgtatccattaattcattgataaaatgtgacataaattgatatttctgttttaatatgcttctatatttatttatttatctttgtattaattcccttatttatttactctcctgtttgattttcccttttacttatttatgttttattaatttttaaatgtatttatgcattttttcattatttatttatttatgcattattttatttttaaatttatttatttatttatttatgtatatatgcattttttaattatttatttcagcaggattttctctttgcatttcaccccttatttatttttccaaacttatttatttctgtatacttttctttatgcatttatgtCTCGTTATGCAAATaagtgtgtcatcatggggtcagagACACACGTtgagttaaataaatatatatatattttttaaatggaaaataaacaaataaataaattaaaaattaaaaaattaagaaaaataaatacgtaaataaatataaaggaattaaacaggaataaataaaaacatacattgaaaaataaatatagaataaataaatacatacgtttaaaaataaataaatgcaaaaattaattaattaattcaaaaattaataaaaattaaatacataaataaataaaaaggaaaaacagagagtaaataaataagggaattaatacaaagataaataaaacagaaaggtcaatttatgtcacatttgatcaattaattaatggctacatttatttttaatatttttgctacatttaatgacatacttatttatttatcgagtcatttatgtattgatttatttttgggaGGTTCTGTCCTTCATATATTTGATGTCCTCGTATATTTTTGAATGTTTCTTTTGTTGCATGTAGATTAAAGCATTATATAAAGTAAATTACAGGTTTTAAGGACCAATCACAGAACTGTACAGAGACACTGTTCAATaaatgtttttctccatcatgtGTTCTTCATACTACCTCTGTAAGATAATATAACTCTCCTTCATTCTCCATTTCACTGACTTTAAACTGACTCACTACAGGAAGAAAACATGGTTTTAGATTCACTGATGCATTTAGAGATTTTGGTGACGTCTTCTTTCAGACGAGTGGAAAAGAAAATTCATGCAGAATTTATGAGTTTGTAGTAAAAGAGACAATAAGTGACTGAGCAAGTCCAGTCACCTCAGTGTGGTGTCTAACTGGTAACAAACACTTTAAACAGTTAAACAGCTCTAAACTATTAAAACTAGAAGACAGTGAGTCTGTTCCTGAAACACCAACCTGAAGCTGATGAAGCTGAAGATGAAGATCTGCAGTTTGTAGGGTTTCTTTAtcttgtagtttgtgtttgagtTGTAAGATCAGTTGTTCCTGGTGCTGCCATCCAAACTATACAGAactaaataaggggtgaaatgcaaagggaaaattacatttaaataataaataataataataaatacatttacaaataaatatgtatatttaaaaatttaaaaaataaaaaaataaaacataaatacgaaaataaatgcaaaggtaaataaatgaattgcatcaagaaatattaaaagaaatgtgtaaataaatttataaagaaaggaatacagaaataaataaaggggtgaaatgcaaagggaaaatcatgcataaataaataaatgtaaaaataaaataaataaatgcaaaagtaaataaatgtttgcataaagaaatgtataaagaaaagaacacagaaatactgtaaataagaGGGTGAAaggcaaagggaaaatcatgcataaataaattacttttattattaataaaatacatttaaaaataagtacatatatttaaaaataaaataaattaaaaaacaaataaataaaacataaatacaaaaaaataaataaaaaatgaatgcgaaagtaaataaatgaactgcatcaagaaatataaaaagaaacatgtaaagaaatgtataaagaaaggaatacagaaataaataagggggtGAAATGCAAACGGAAAATtgtgcatgaataaataaataaatgtaaaaataaaattgataaattaataaaaaaaaaaaaaaaaaaaaataattattacataaagaaatgtaaaaagaaaataatacagatgtaaataagtttggggaaatacataaggggtgaaatgcaaaggggaaaATCGTGTAGAagtaaatgatgatgtcatcacgAACCAATCAACACAGAGTGGTGTAACGGTGCAGATGTTACAGATGAGACACATCATCAGTCTGCAGCTTCAGACACAaagttttacacattttatactaaagtaaaagcattcttcttcttcttcaacaaTAATTCTTTAAAAGTAACTCATATTTGTAcagaaagaaaagtaaatataaacatgtctgtgtgtttactgttgtaATGACCTCTGACAGCAGGACTTCCTGTAGTTCTTCTACATCAGGGGGAAAACACCAAGTTCAACACGATGCTACCCTCTGGTGttgaacatttagaaaaaataaatgctggtggacacaataaataaataaataaatagatagatacataaatacatacataaataaatacataaatatataaataaataaataagtacataaat
This DNA window, taken from Sebastes fasciatus isolate fSebFas1 chromosome 14, fSebFas1.pri, whole genome shotgun sequence, encodes the following:
- the fam124a gene encoding protein FAM124A isoform X3, which codes for MGEFQDPFLVCVHLIADPGQGKFLQRAADAVLAWVHPELQLFRISERASVSRPKHHHNGSPVAAFQPALAVIVFLQEAYGGEEQILMLHRAMQRPPWRYHHTEQVSNGRRMLPLTPCSQDFFTLSAGTPLWAVRQVHYGKEIVRFTVYCRHENYVDMVRLYKLLLQRRVAQKKEDFCFFVLYSNPDMEIQLSFKRLPRGQSPAALESAVMEVRVRDVGTLVPLLPRPCSPISEVRWQTEDYDGNKILLQVQGAHFQHQHGPCYISSSVPESASAPSTFTRSAASYRNRRHHHRVPSRLRVHQTSHSSHSCQPLACEEPEEPDESDPWRGPRSGSLFSLPNLGSDSSTCSSPGLHHRSHSLTRSSSLVPPFRLNLDALIGAEETDVDTGDTVDQGGGVDLTVVSAYIRSSLPQTPRPLSAPPEDIGPSLSPGVPEKAYRAATLGRTPNSFRTISSASTLSGGSRIHGANSNAAPSLSDVSINQSDSCSIISAPVEEEDEEDEEEDQEFYI
- the fam124a gene encoding protein FAM124A isoform X2; protein product: MEKTSAEDDCVDSGAETGGSDYSPLSSTSSELSMGEFQDPFLVCVHLIADPGQGKFLQRAADAVLAWVHPELQLFRISERASVSRPKHHHNGSPVAAFQPALAVIVFLQEAYGGEEQILMLHRAMQRPPWRYHHTEQVSNGRRMLPLTPCSQDFFTLSAGTPLWAVRQVHYGKEIVRFTVYCRHENYVDMVRLYKLLLQRRVAQKKEDFCFFVLYSNPDMEIQLSFKRLPRGQSPAALESAVMEVRVRDVGTLVPLLPRPCSPISEVRWQTEDYDGNKILLQVQGAHFQHQHGPCYISSSVPESASAPSTFTRSAASYRNRRHHHRVPSRLRVHQTSHSSHSCQPLACEEPEEPDESDPWRGPRSGSLFSLPNLGSDSSTCSSPGLHHRSHSLTRSSSLVPPFRLNLDALIGAEETDVDTGDTVDQGGGVDLTVVSAYIRSSLPQTPRPLSAPPEDIGPSLSPGVPEKAYRAATLGRTPNSFRTISSASTLSGGSRIHGANSNAAPSLSDVSINQSDSCSIISAPVEEEDEEDEEEDQEFYI
- the fam124a gene encoding protein FAM124A isoform X1, which produces MEKTSAEDDCVDSGAETGGSDYSPLSSTSIRGGELSMGEFQDPFLVCVHLIADPGQGKFLQRAADAVLAWVHPELQLFRISERASVSRPKHHHNGSPVAAFQPALAVIVFLQEAYGGEEQILMLHRAMQRPPWRYHHTEQVSNGRRMLPLTPCSQDFFTLSAGTPLWAVRQVHYGKEIVRFTVYCRHENYVDMVRLYKLLLQRRVAQKKEDFCFFVLYSNPDMEIQLSFKRLPRGQSPAALESAVMEVRVRDVGTLVPLLPRPCSPISEVRWQTEDYDGNKILLQVQGAHFQHQHGPCYISSSVPESASAPSTFTRSAASYRNRRHHHRVPSRLRVHQTSHSSHSCQPLACEEPEEPDESDPWRGPRSGSLFSLPNLGSDSSTCSSPGLHHRSHSLTRSSSLVPPFRLNLDALIGAEETDVDTGDTVDQGGGVDLTVVSAYIRSSLPQTPRPLSAPPEDIGPSLSPGVPEKAYRAATLGRTPNSFRTISSASTLSGGSRIHGANSNAAPSLSDVSINQSDSCSIISAPVEEEDEEDEEEDQEFYI